Below is a genomic region from Marinobacter salarius.
TGTAGGATGCCGACAATCCGGCTTGGGCGGCAAAGCGGAACATCTGTGCTTCCGTCGCCGCCGAGAATCGACCATCGCTTGTGGATATATCTTCCTTGAACAACTCAATATTGAGTTGATTGAAAAAGTTGTCTTCCTTACTCTTCCATTCTGCGAGTTTGAGCTTCAGCTCACGGCTTGTCTGCAAGGCACTCAAGGCTTGTTTGCCTGCTCCCTTGAACTGGTTGGCAGACATCGCTTCTCTCACGTCTGCCATTCTCATCGGCCGCCATCCCCGGCGAAGTTGCTCCAGCGCCTCCCGGTGTATATAACGGTAACCGGATTCACCGGAGCGCTTAATCTCTGCCACATTCCAGGCTCGGGTATTACCAACATTCGGGCTGGCAAATACCTCATTGTTGGACGGCGGGCTACCCTCCACCAAACGGCTTAGGGCTTGCTCCTGTTCCAACAACAATTGTTCTTTTTCGTCCTGAAGTTCCCGATACTGCTCTACTTCTTCCGTATCCACCAGGCTCCACATCGTTGGGGTCGGACTGCTCGTAGAAAAGTACTCAGCAAGAGAGCGCCACCAAGAGGGGGTTGGTGTGTTCTCGATTTGATTCAGTCGCTCCCTGCGCCTTGCTAACGCTGCGATATCCCTCTCAGCGATGAACTCCGGCCAACGTGTCTGCTCTTTGAGAACCCTGGTTTCATGGGCCAATTGGGCCAGGGTTTCGTCACTAGCGTTACCGGAAGCCCGCTCAACACGGTACGCAATCTCCGCCTCTAGCCCCGCTCGAAGGTATTCCATCCGCTCATCCAGTGTTTCAAAGGCTTGCTGCTGTCTTACAACACTGTTTCGGTGAGCATTCAGAACGGTTTCGATATCCGGCAATGTCCGTTCCAGTTCGTGAGAGAGTCTGATAAACATTCGAAGAGTCAGTTGATCCTTCGGCTCATTCGTTGGGCGCCGATACATCGGGCTCAAGACCTCACGTCGAAGTTGTTCCACCTCTCTGCGGATACGAGCACGTCGGCGCTCCTGCCGATCAAGGCGTTGTTGCGCGTGCTGCCATCGCCCCCGATATTCCTGGAGCAGTTCTCCAGCGGAATTGCTTGTAGACGTCGGCGGCAAGGCATCAAGCTCTTTCAATTCCCGCCAGACTTCTGCCTTGGCTTCGGGAATACGGTTCTGGGATTTACCTTCCGCCTGTTGAAGCTTTTGCAATGGCGCCCGAAGTTCGTTGATCGCATGGCTCAACTCATTGCACTGTCTCTCGGTCAGTGCATGTACCACATCCGCTTCACCAGTAATGTGGAGTAACTCGACAAACTCGACCTGACAATCGGCGCAAGAGGCCTCGGTGGAACTTGAATCATTTGCGGCTCGTGGCGGAGCCAAGTTATTTCCTGGCTGTACGTCATGCTGTTGCGACATAGTCCGACTTCCTTATGCTTTCCATAGCTGTCAGCCTTTCACTAGCTGACCATTGTTCCTGTTTTAGAATTTCCCGGTACTCCCTGATTTCCGGAAAGTCATCACCATGCACTATGGCCAATCGTAACCAGCGTTCCTGGTCCGACACTTTTGTCATCCCTGCCCTATGCGCTTCCAACAACCGGTCCAAAACCCAAACAGAGGGATCTTTGTGCGAAATGAGGTTACTTTCGTAATAGCTGGCGAAATCCTGGGCCTGGGCGGCGAGCCGGTAATGGGATGCTTGTCGAAGCTGATCCTCACTGACAGGGGATAGGGGCTCTTCATTTAGCACAGCATTATCGGTAACTGCCGCTATGTGCGTTCGCCAAACCCCGCCATCGTGCCAGGTCCACTGTTCCCCCGGAGGCACAAACTGATGCCGCTGCGCGTCCCCCATGACGCACAATAGCGGCCCGAGCATCCTGGGTTCATGAAAGCGCAGTAGCCGCGAACTTTCCGAGCCAAGTAACCACTTCTGACAACGATCCCGCAGGTTTGTCGGCTCCAACGATGTATGGATCAGGACACCCAGGGGGCGGGCCTCCATGTCTTCCGTAAGCTGCTGTGTAAGCGAATGGCTGTTTCGCAGGTCCACCAGGATTGGACCACTAGACCAATTTGGTTGCCATTCACTGCCTTCAAACAAACTCCACCACGCAACGGTTTCGTTGGCCATTACATTGTAGAGCTGTTTCAGGAAGTCGTGAGCTATGGCCAGGTCGATAATCGCATAAGAAGCAACCTGAGGTTTGTCACTCTTAGGAGACATCTCCTCAAGTGTGGTTATGTAATATGCAGCGTCCATGCTCATCATACTCACAGTTGGCAATAGCCAGGTTGCCTGAATCCGCAGCCTCCTTCAGCAGGCTAGCTCTTGAAGGATCAGGGCTGGCGTTAGATCTCTGATTCGTGCCGCCCAGCACCGCTTGATCGTTATTTGGCGCAACACCTTCCGATAAAAGCTGAGGTACTTCTGGAACCTGGGCCGAAGCGCCGGCCCCACTTCCAGGCTCACCCCCGGAATTCATCTTCACCATGGGCCCGGACACGGTCACACCGCTGGGGTCCACCTTCACAAAGCTACCACCGGCTTTCAGGGTTACTTCCGCACCCGCTTCGATCACGATTTTCATACCGGCCTTGTGGTGGATTTCGCTGCCGGCTTCAATGAGCTGGTTCTTGCCCTGTTTGCTGTGGTAGCTGCCGTTGACGGTGAGGCTTGAGTCACCGCCGATGGATTCCCGTTTCTCACCATCCACGGTGGCGTGGTCATTGCCCTTGATGTGGGCCTTTCGGTGGTTGTCCACGGTCAGGTGGCTGTCATTTTTGATGACTTCGGTGCGGTTGTTTTCCGTCAGCAGGTCCAGGTCTTTCTGGGCGTGGACGTAGATCTGTTCCTTGTCCGCTTCATCCTCGAATCGCAGTTCGTTGCTGCCCTCACCCTTGTGGGTCTGGGTCTTGAGAGTGGTTCTGGTCTTGTGCTCCGGCAGCGCGTACGGCGGGGTGTTGGTGGCGTGGTAGGTTCTTCCGGTAATGATCGGCTGGTCCGGGTCGCCGTCCAGGAAGCTGACGATGACTTCGTTGCCGATTCTCGGCAGCGCCATGAAGCCATACTGGCCACCGGCCCAGCCTTGGCTGACTCTGAGCCAGGCGCTGCTGTGTTCGTCGTTTTTACTGTAACGGTCCCACGGGAATCGGACTTTGACGCGTCCGTGTTCGTCGCAGTGGATCTCTTCGCCTTTGGGGCCGGTGACAATGGCAACCTGGGGGCCGTCCATCAACGGGCGATGCTCGACCTGGGGCCGCCAGGTGCGGTCCGCGGGGATGGCGTTGAAGGCGTTGTGGTAGGTGGTGGCGCCGTTGTTGCCATCCTCTTCCAGGGCCTGGGGTTGTTCTCCGGTGTGGGTGATGCTGGTGAACAGCCATTCCCGGTTCAGGCGTGGGTTGTCGTGGTCGGTGAGTTCGACTTTGGCACCCACGGTGAAGTCGGGGCGGTTGCTCTGGCCATCGGCGATGGCGGCGTCGTTCCTGAGGGCATCGAGACGGCTTTCGGTAAAGGGCTGGCCGCTGGCATCCTGCTTGAAGCGGCCGGGGTAGTCGTAATGCTGGTAGTCTTCCCGCTGGCCGTCCAGTTTGTCGG
It encodes:
- a CDS encoding DUF4123 domain-containing protein, whose product is MSMDAAYYITTLEEMSPKSDKPQVASYAIIDLAIAHDFLKQLYNVMANETVAWWSLFEGSEWQPNWSSGPILVDLRNSHSLTQQLTEDMEARPLGVLIHTSLEPTNLRDRCQKWLLGSESSRLLRFHEPRMLGPLLCVMGDAQRHQFVPPGEQWTWHDGGVWRTHIAAVTDNAVLNEEPLSPVSEDQLRQASHYRLAAQAQDFASYYESNLISHKDPSVWVLDRLLEAHRAGMTKVSDQERWLRLAIVHGDDFPEIREYREILKQEQWSASERLTAMESIRKSDYVATA
- a CDS encoding type VI secretion system Vgr family protein; this encodes MPQATGLQFTATLGQLPKDLFVVARFELTEHLSRLCHCKLELASTSPDIAPEDVLEQPVELVMWQDGVPLRRFTGVVNEFVRGDSGHRRTRYDVIVQPPLWRLDLMHNSRIFQTQATDAIVRTLLEERGLIDTVFDLKRTPEEREYCVQHRESDLAFVERLAAEEGWHYRYYHGDVEGNDQPALIIADHHGDAPRLEPVEYNAKAGGSTRQSTVFQFRYRERVKAASVAMKDYTFKNPAYALMHEHQADKLDGQREDYQHYDYPGRFKQDASGQPFTESRLDALRNDAAIADGQSNRPDFTVGAKVELTDHDNPRLNREWLFTSITHTGEQPQALEEDGNNGATTYHNAFNAIPADRTWRPQVEHRPLMDGPQVAIVTGPKGEEIHCDEHGRVKVRFPWDRYSKNDEHSSAWLRVSQGWAGGQYGFMALPRIGNEVIVSFLDGDPDQPIITGRTYHATNTPPYALPEHKTRTTLKTQTHKGEGSNELRFEDEADKEQIYVHAQKDLDLLTENNRTEVIKNDSHLTVDNHRKAHIKGNDHATVDGEKRESIGGDSSLTVNGSYHSKQGKNQLIEAGSEIHHKAGMKIVIEAGAEVTLKAGGSFVKVDPSGVTVSGPMVKMNSGGEPGSGAGASAQVPEVPQLLSEGVAPNNDQAVLGGTNQRSNASPDPSRASLLKEAADSGNLAIANCEYDEHGRCILHNHT